Proteins found in one Micromonospora sp. WMMD1082 genomic segment:
- a CDS encoding LuxR C-terminal-related transcriptional regulator, with amino-acid sequence MEGTLLQRLGVSATAEAVYWAMVDHPEWDAGQLATRLGVPETVVRDALSTLADRALILPSSSRPGTMRAVSPQVGLLALLDQAEQQAIAHQAKIQAARASVLARVTNGPDRERDEIVRLEGHDAVRNRLAEHAHTASESCLTLTTGKAMTAAAIETGNQLSRIALSRGVAIRHIYQESILDDAASLAYAERMAKHGEQSRITPEAPLRMTLIDRRFALIPIEPRSGRGALEIRSGRLVSALRLLFDMTWEKSTPLARRSAGDSHGLTHQESAILRLLRRGRTDEAIGRQLGLSERTVRRVVADLMKRLDAESRFQAGAEATQRGWI; translated from the coding sequence ATGGAGGGGACATTGCTCCAACGGCTCGGAGTCTCAGCAACGGCCGAAGCCGTGTACTGGGCGATGGTGGATCACCCGGAGTGGGATGCCGGCCAGCTCGCCACGCGCCTCGGCGTACCCGAGACGGTCGTGCGCGACGCGCTGTCCACGCTCGCCGACCGCGCGCTCATCCTGCCGTCCAGCAGCCGGCCCGGCACCATGCGCGCCGTGAGCCCACAGGTCGGTCTGCTCGCCCTGCTGGACCAGGCCGAGCAGCAGGCGATCGCCCACCAGGCGAAGATCCAGGCGGCGCGCGCCTCGGTCCTGGCCCGCGTCACCAACGGCCCGGATCGGGAACGCGACGAGATCGTGCGGCTGGAGGGCCACGACGCGGTACGCAACCGCCTCGCCGAACACGCCCACACCGCGTCCGAGAGCTGCCTGACCCTGACCACCGGGAAAGCGATGACCGCGGCGGCCATCGAGACCGGCAACCAGTTGAGCCGGATCGCCCTGTCCCGGGGCGTAGCAATTCGGCACATCTACCAGGAGAGCATTCTCGACGACGCCGCCTCCCTGGCGTACGCGGAGCGGATGGCCAAGCACGGTGAACAGAGCCGGATCACGCCGGAGGCTCCGCTGCGCATGACGCTCATCGACCGACGGTTCGCGCTCATCCCGATCGAGCCGAGATCCGGGCGCGGGGCGCTGGAGATCCGCAGCGGCCGGCTGGTCTCCGCCCTGCGCCTGCTGTTCGACATGACGTGGGAGAAGAGCACCCCCCTCGCCCGACGGTCGGCCGGTGACAGCCACGGGCTGACCCACCAGGAATCCGCCATCCTGCGGCTGCTGCGCAGAGGGCGCACCGACGAGGCGATCGGCCGCCAACTCGGGCTCTCCGAGCGCACCGTACGCCGCGTCGTGGCAGACCTCATGAAGCGCCTCGACGCGGAGAGCCGCTTCCAGGCCGGCGCCGAGGCGACGCAGCGCGGCTGGATCTGA
- the pheS gene encoding phenylalanine--tRNA ligase subunit alpha, with translation MSYRNDPYDPKQVALLDPAALAEAVTEAGKAFAAAGDPDALAAARPAHLGDRAPVALARREIGALPPAAKADAGKRVNEARRAIEQAYAARAEVLEREQAQRVLVAERVDVTLPYDRRPRGARHPITVLMEQISDLFVGMGYEVAEGPEVELEWANFDALNIPADHPARGLMDTFHIAPAEESGLVLRTHTSPVQARTMLTRQPPIYVVVPGRVYRTDELDATHSPVFYQVEGLVVDKGITMAHLRGTLDHFARAIFGEGAKTRFRPHYFPFTEPSAEFDVWFPEHRKGPQWVEWGGCGMVNPRVLRACGIDPEVYSGFAFGMGIDRTVMFRHGVGDMRDLVEGDVRFTRAFGHGA, from the coding sequence ATGAGTTACCGCAACGATCCGTACGACCCGAAGCAGGTCGCCCTGCTCGACCCGGCCGCCCTGGCCGAGGCCGTGACCGAGGCCGGCAAGGCATTCGCCGCCGCCGGTGACCCGGACGCGCTGGCCGCGGCACGCCCGGCGCACCTCGGTGACCGGGCCCCGGTCGCGCTGGCCCGCCGGGAGATCGGCGCGCTGCCGCCGGCCGCGAAGGCCGACGCCGGCAAGCGGGTCAACGAGGCCCGCCGCGCCATCGAGCAGGCGTACGCGGCCCGAGCCGAGGTGCTGGAGCGGGAGCAGGCGCAGCGGGTCCTGGTCGCCGAACGCGTCGACGTGACGCTGCCCTACGATCGCCGCCCGCGTGGTGCCCGGCACCCGATCACGGTGCTGATGGAGCAGATCAGCGACCTGTTCGTCGGCATGGGCTACGAGGTGGCCGAGGGGCCCGAGGTCGAGCTGGAGTGGGCCAACTTCGACGCGTTGAACATCCCCGCCGACCATCCGGCGCGGGGTCTGATGGACACCTTCCACATCGCACCCGCCGAGGAGTCGGGCCTGGTGCTGCGTACCCACACCTCGCCGGTGCAGGCGCGCACCATGCTGACCCGCCAGCCGCCGATCTACGTGGTCGTACCGGGGCGGGTCTACCGCACCGATGAGTTGGACGCCACCCACTCCCCGGTCTTCTACCAGGTCGAGGGCCTGGTGGTGGACAAGGGAATCACGATGGCCCACCTGCGCGGCACGCTGGACCACTTCGCCCGGGCGATCTTCGGCGAGGGCGCGAAGACCCGCTTCCGGCCGCACTACTTCCCGTTCACCGAGCCGTCGGCCGAGTTCGACGTGTGGTTCCCGGAGCACCGCAAGGGCCCACAGTGGGTCGAGTGGGGCGGCTGCGGCATGGTGAACCCGCGGGTGCTGCGGGCCTGCGGCATCGACCCGGAGGTCTACTCCGGGTTCGCCTTCGGCATGGGCATCGACCGCACCGTCATGTTCCGGCACGGGGTGGGCGACATGCGGGATCTGGTCGAGGGCGACGTCCGGTTCACCCGGGCGTTCGGCCACGGGGCGTAG
- a CDS encoding TOMM precursor leader peptide-binding protein, which translates to MNTTAPTATDRLVGAGLADLLARRGCDAEVIALGVRDELTAPARPAGPPRVLLYGQLALLGPVPPAAACVTCLARRWQAVRHRDLRDAVELGGPTTATGPWPYATAFVADFLHALIEAHRTTVAPDDATTSTVFQVDLHTLRVHRVPLVPDPECPGCGQAVTDAPELAPIELRAVPTRAPGTFREKDLDDYPLDVEAFANPVCGALGGTLWQDITSLSTSPAVGSFTLRSGRYLRETLYGGHADGYRRSARIAVLEGLERAAGLRPRGRRTAVTATLRELGDDALDPRECGLYPDEFYRANPYVHRFDPDRPITWVWGWSLRDQRPLLVPEILVFYHAASVEERFVQETSNGCASGGSLVEAVYHGLMEAIERDAFLLAWYGARSLPEIDPASIERPRTRMMIDRLAMYGYRARFFDARTTFDIPVVTAVATREDGGLGTLAFGGGASLDPQAAITAALCEIATDSVMVRVRAGADEARLRRMVTDFHQVQGLHDHPLLYGLPEMAHHAAFLLERGPAPAPMARLYGPPRPAPPVSGDLRDDLEYCLKAVTGEGFDVIVVDQTTPEQRDLGLATASVVVPGLLPIDFGWMRQRAPHSRRLRTAFRAAGLLDRDLHDDEIHSVPHPFP; encoded by the coding sequence GTGAACACCACCGCGCCGACGGCCACCGACCGGCTGGTCGGTGCCGGCCTGGCGGACCTGCTCGCGCGGCGGGGCTGCGACGCCGAGGTGATCGCCCTGGGGGTACGCGACGAGCTGACCGCCCCCGCCCGCCCGGCCGGTCCGCCCCGGGTGCTGCTGTACGGGCAGCTGGCGCTGCTCGGACCGGTGCCGCCGGCCGCGGCGTGCGTGACCTGCCTGGCCCGGCGGTGGCAGGCGGTGCGCCACCGTGACCTGCGGGACGCGGTCGAACTCGGCGGCCCGACCACCGCGACGGGGCCATGGCCGTACGCGACCGCGTTCGTCGCGGACTTCCTGCACGCGCTGATCGAGGCGCACCGCACGACCGTCGCGCCGGACGACGCCACCACGAGCACGGTCTTCCAGGTCGACCTGCACACGTTGCGGGTGCACCGGGTTCCGCTGGTGCCGGACCCGGAGTGCCCGGGGTGCGGCCAGGCCGTCACCGACGCGCCCGAACTCGCCCCGATCGAGCTGCGTGCCGTGCCCACGCGCGCGCCGGGCACGTTCCGGGAGAAGGACCTGGACGACTACCCGTTGGACGTCGAGGCCTTCGCCAACCCGGTCTGCGGTGCCCTCGGCGGCACCCTCTGGCAGGACATCACCTCGCTGTCGACCTCACCGGCGGTCGGCTCGTTCACCCTGCGCAGCGGCCGGTACCTGCGCGAGACCCTGTACGGCGGGCACGCCGACGGCTACCGGCGCAGCGCCCGCATCGCCGTGCTGGAAGGGCTCGAACGCGCCGCCGGCCTGCGCCCGAGGGGCCGGCGCACCGCGGTCACCGCGACCCTGCGCGAGCTGGGCGACGACGCCCTCGACCCGCGCGAGTGCGGGCTCTACCCCGACGAGTTCTATCGGGCCAACCCGTACGTGCACCGGTTCGATCCGGACCGGCCGATCACCTGGGTCTGGGGCTGGTCGCTGCGCGACCAGCGACCGCTGCTGGTGCCCGAGATCCTCGTCTTCTACCACGCGGCGAGCGTCGAGGAGCGCTTCGTCCAGGAGACGTCCAACGGGTGCGCCTCGGGCGGATCGCTGGTGGAGGCGGTCTACCACGGCCTGATGGAGGCGATCGAGCGGGACGCGTTCCTGCTCGCCTGGTACGGCGCCCGGTCCCTGCCGGAGATCGACCCGGCCAGCATCGAACGGCCCCGGACCCGCATGATGATCGACCGGCTGGCGATGTACGGCTACCGGGCCAGGTTCTTCGACGCCCGGACGACCTTCGACATCCCGGTGGTCACCGCGGTGGCCACCCGCGAGGACGGCGGCCTCGGCACGCTGGCGTTCGGCGGCGGCGCCAGCCTCGACCCGCAGGCCGCCATCACCGCGGCGCTGTGCGAGATCGCCACCGACTCGGTCATGGTCCGGGTGCGCGCGGGCGCCGACGAGGCCCGCCTGCGCCGCATGGTGACCGACTTCCACCAGGTGCAGGGCCTACACGACCACCCGCTGCTGTACGGCCTGCCCGAGATGGCCCACCACGCCGCGTTCCTGCTGGAGCGCGGCCCCGCACCGGCGCCGATGGCGCGGCTGTACGGGCCGCCCCGTCCCGCCCCGCCCGTCTCCGGCGATCTCCGCGACGACCTTGAGTACTGCCTCAAGGCGGTGACCGGGGAGGGCTTCGACGTGATCGTCGTCGACCAGACCACACCCGAACAGCGGGACCTGGGCCTGGCGACGGCCAGCGTCGTCGTGCCGGGGCTGCTGCCGATCGACTTCGGGTGGATGCGCCAGCGCGCCCCACACTCGCGGCGGCTCCGGACGGCGTTCCGCGCCGCCGGCCTGCTCGACCGCGACCTGCACGACGACGAGATCCACTCCGTTCCCCACCCGTTCCCGTGA
- a CDS encoding TOMM precursor leader peptide-binding protein yields MSTAYETVAQTRPRMRHDVLFTRTEDGVLFHNANSGFRLSSTTAYRLASLLVPHLNGRHTVADICARLPAGQRSMIGELVGALYARGFARDIRDEDADPSTVLGPAVAGHFATQIAYIGHYTDRATQRFAAFRETRVAVLGTGPVARACATGLLRNGAATVTVSPAVAPALTTELAELSAAGCAATVAQLSDAGTSVGWSDLDAADLVVVAAGDDAPRDTLRLLTAGIPADRLLLPAWVAGGRMLVGPVQGEGRPGCWCCAMTRLAANDETGAAGEVWRAAALPAGATSAAAQPEGPVAAMVGNLLAYEVFRLTTGALPAETAGSVIVQHLASLDVLTEPLLGDPRCVFCRPRPPEPSWDDIALDAAPARTEDAADPSAQAQAVVAELAGHQPLLQPHLGVFRRYDDERWDQTPIKVGTVEFTDGGGRRRTVSAFDLHHVAAARLAALRAAAVVGTGHAAVGRTVPDDAPRLDAARLGLASGWGEDTVDGGWAAARSLLTGREVAVPMAVLEPFGPANRGRTAEPTCAGGGAGGDLAGAVRAGLATALAYHALRQVVDGRATARQVRLDARSTHPELVFLIKSAANLAVPVELLDLGGRPDTPMAVLLARAWDADRGQWSYALGADPVWTVAAVAALRDLLGQAQLREQGAVPDVGDPVLGDFDAGTVPAHGEVDAATGVAHRWVDVLHRLREQGRDVLVAPVGGADLAAGGLVVVKVLLAGGDDR; encoded by the coding sequence ATGAGCACTGCCTACGAGACGGTGGCGCAGACCCGGCCGCGGATGCGCCACGACGTGTTGTTCACCCGCACCGAGGACGGAGTGCTGTTCCACAACGCCAACAGCGGCTTCCGTCTCTCCTCCACCACCGCCTACCGGCTGGCGTCGCTGCTCGTCCCGCATCTGAACGGCCGCCACACGGTCGCCGACATCTGCGCCCGGCTGCCCGCCGGGCAGCGCAGCATGATCGGTGAGCTGGTGGGCGCGCTCTACGCGCGCGGGTTCGCCCGCGACATCCGGGACGAGGACGCAGACCCGTCGACGGTCCTCGGTCCGGCCGTGGCCGGGCACTTCGCCACCCAGATCGCCTACATCGGCCACTACACCGACCGGGCGACACAGCGGTTCGCCGCCTTCCGGGAGACCCGGGTCGCGGTCCTCGGCACGGGGCCCGTCGCCCGCGCGTGCGCCACCGGCCTGCTGCGCAACGGCGCCGCCACGGTGACCGTGTCGCCGGCGGTCGCGCCGGCACTGACCACGGAACTGGCCGAGCTGAGCGCGGCGGGCTGCGCCGCGACGGTCGCGCAGCTGTCCGACGCGGGTACGTCTGTCGGCTGGTCGGACCTGGACGCGGCGGATCTCGTCGTGGTGGCGGCCGGCGACGACGCACCCCGCGACACCCTGCGGCTGCTCACGGCGGGCATCCCGGCCGACCGGCTGCTCCTGCCGGCCTGGGTCGCGGGCGGCCGCATGCTGGTCGGCCCGGTGCAGGGCGAGGGCCGCCCGGGTTGCTGGTGCTGCGCGATGACGCGACTCGCCGCGAACGACGAGACCGGCGCCGCCGGAGAGGTCTGGCGGGCCGCGGCGCTACCGGCCGGTGCCACGTCGGCTGCCGCCCAGCCCGAGGGGCCGGTGGCGGCGATGGTCGGCAACCTGCTGGCGTACGAGGTCTTCCGGCTGACCACCGGGGCGCTGCCCGCCGAGACGGCGGGCAGCGTGATCGTGCAGCATCTCGCCTCGCTGGACGTGCTGACCGAGCCACTGCTGGGCGACCCGAGGTGCGTCTTCTGCCGCCCGCGCCCACCGGAGCCGTCCTGGGACGACATCGCGCTGGACGCCGCACCCGCCCGCACCGAGGACGCGGCGGACCCGTCCGCGCAGGCGCAGGCCGTGGTGGCGGAACTCGCCGGCCACCAGCCGTTGCTCCAGCCGCACCTGGGTGTGTTCCGCCGCTACGACGACGAGCGGTGGGACCAGACCCCGATCAAGGTCGGCACGGTCGAGTTCACCGACGGCGGCGGCCGGCGCCGGACCGTGAGCGCCTTCGACCTGCACCATGTCGCGGCCGCACGGCTGGCGGCGCTGCGCGCGGCGGCCGTGGTCGGCACCGGCCACGCCGCCGTCGGCAGGACCGTCCCCGACGACGCTCCCCGGCTCGACGCGGCCCGCCTCGGCCTCGCCTCGGGTTGGGGCGAGGACACCGTGGACGGCGGCTGGGCGGCGGCCCGTTCGCTGCTGACCGGCCGGGAGGTGGCGGTGCCGATGGCCGTGCTGGAGCCGTTCGGCCCGGCCAACCGTGGTCGTACGGCGGAGCCGACCTGCGCGGGCGGGGGAGCGGGCGGCGACCTCGCCGGAGCGGTCCGCGCCGGGCTGGCCACGGCTCTCGCCTACCACGCGCTACGGCAGGTCGTCGACGGCCGGGCCACCGCGCGGCAGGTCCGCCTCGACGCCCGGAGCACCCACCCCGAGCTGGTCTTCCTGATCAAGTCGGCGGCGAACCTCGCCGTCCCGGTGGAACTGCTCGACCTGGGCGGCCGGCCCGACACGCCGATGGCGGTGCTGCTGGCCCGCGCCTGGGACGCCGATCGCGGGCAGTGGTCGTACGCGCTGGGCGCCGATCCGGTGTGGACCGTCGCGGCCGTCGCGGCGCTGCGTGACCTGCTGGGCCAGGCCCAGCTCCGCGAACAGGGCGCGGTCCCGGATGTCGGCGACCCCGTGCTCGGCGACTTCGACGCCGGTACCGTGCCGGCGCACGGCGAGGTGGACGCCGCCACCGGCGTGGCCCACCGCTGGGTCGACGTGCTGCACCGGCTGCGCGAGCAGGGCCGCGACGTCCTCGTGGCGCCGGTCGGCGGCGCCGACCTGGCGGCGGGCGGTCTCGTCGTGGTCAAGGTGCTGCTGGCCGGCGGGGACGACCGGTGA
- a CDS encoding BTAD domain-containing putative transcriptional regulator, whose amino-acid sequence MFRVLGPLTLSSGGETLVLPPSKVTSLLAALLLHPDEVVSVATLQQTIWGDERPASAKAALQTCTLRLRQMFSRHGITGSVIKTAPGGYRITATPDTVDLMRFRELARRARDESDPETELSTWEEALALWSDPMLANVPSESLHRDLVPRISEERVRVIERVCDLKVGLGRDRSALVDLWTATRAYPANERFSEQLVEVLYRTGRQADALAELRRIRVRLGTELGVAPGPALRGLELAILRGEPPAPPTLAGPVTRPAPRLVHTTVAPGFVGRAALGRTIADRLRAGCRIVVLSGPPGVGKSALARHVAHLVADDFPGGQPPLENGSAAGPLPPPDGTERQLPAAPGHGDDARNGRRLLLVDDVVDVTQACALLDLVAPGDVLLLTSRQSLSGLVARLGGWLHRVEPLDPTDSLDVLGAVLGPERMSAEPQAAADLAALCEHLPLALRIAATRVLLRARMTLAEAVEWLRADPLGRLSLPGDPDMSLGSRFDDALSRTSVALAGAFVRLATAAPAPITVQRAAELLDIAPATARELLDELVDHSLVEEAGDRYWIRDLLRLHARVVADRYAHPPGPPPAPYRAKGSLR is encoded by the coding sequence GTGTTCCGGGTGCTCGGCCCGCTGACGCTCAGCAGCGGCGGGGAAACGCTGGTCCTGCCGCCGTCGAAGGTGACCTCGCTGCTGGCGGCGCTGCTGCTGCACCCCGACGAGGTGGTGTCGGTCGCCACGCTGCAACAGACGATCTGGGGCGACGAGCGGCCGGCCTCGGCCAAGGCCGCGCTCCAGACGTGCACGCTGCGGCTCCGGCAGATGTTCAGTCGCCACGGCATCACCGGCAGCGTGATCAAGACCGCCCCCGGGGGCTACCGCATCACCGCCACCCCCGACACCGTCGACCTGATGCGTTTCCGCGAGCTGGCCCGCCGGGCCCGGGACGAATCGGACCCCGAGACGGAACTGTCCACGTGGGAGGAGGCGCTCGCGCTGTGGAGCGACCCGATGCTGGCCAACGTGCCGTCGGAGTCGCTGCACCGGGACCTGGTGCCCCGCATCAGCGAGGAACGCGTCCGGGTGATCGAACGGGTCTGTGACCTGAAGGTCGGCCTGGGACGCGACCGCTCGGCACTGGTGGACCTGTGGACCGCGACCCGCGCCTACCCGGCCAACGAACGCTTCTCGGAGCAACTCGTCGAGGTGCTCTACCGGACCGGCCGGCAGGCGGACGCGTTGGCGGAACTGCGCAGGATCAGGGTCCGCCTCGGCACCGAACTCGGTGTCGCCCCCGGCCCGGCGCTGCGCGGGCTGGAGCTGGCGATCCTGCGGGGCGAACCACCGGCACCGCCCACCCTGGCCGGCCCGGTGACGCGGCCCGCTCCCCGCCTCGTCCACACCACGGTCGCGCCCGGCTTCGTCGGCCGGGCCGCGCTCGGCCGCACCATCGCCGACCGGCTCCGCGCGGGCTGCCGGATCGTGGTGCTCAGCGGCCCGCCCGGCGTCGGCAAGAGCGCGCTCGCGCGACACGTCGCGCACCTCGTCGCCGACGATTTCCCCGGCGGTCAACCGCCGCTGGAGAACGGATCCGCTGCCGGACCGCTGCCGCCACCCGACGGTACCGAGCGGCAGCTGCCCGCCGCGCCCGGTCACGGCGACGACGCCCGTAACGGCCGGCGGCTGCTGCTGGTCGACGACGTCGTCGACGTCACGCAGGCGTGCGCGCTGCTGGACCTGGTGGCGCCCGGCGACGTGCTGCTCCTGACGAGCCGGCAGAGCCTGTCCGGTCTGGTCGCCCGACTCGGTGGTTGGCTGCACCGGGTCGAACCGCTCGACCCCACCGACTCCCTCGACGTGCTCGGCGCCGTGCTGGGGCCCGAACGGATGAGCGCGGAGCCCCAGGCCGCCGCGGACCTCGCCGCGCTCTGCGAGCACCTGCCACTGGCACTGCGCATCGCCGCCACCCGCGTGCTCCTGCGCGCCCGGATGACGCTCGCGGAGGCGGTCGAGTGGCTGCGCGCGGACCCACTGGGCCGGCTGAGCCTGCCCGGCGATCCGGACATGTCGCTCGGCTCCCGCTTCGACGACGCCCTGTCCCGGACCTCGGTGGCGCTCGCCGGGGCGTTCGTCCGCCTCGCCACCGCGGCACCCGCCCCGATCACCGTGCAGCGGGCCGCGGAACTGCTCGACATCGCACCGGCCACGGCCCGCGAACTCCTCGACGAACTTGTCGACCACAGCCTCGTGGAAGAGGCCGGGGACCGCTACTGGATCCGGGACCTGCTGCGGCTGCACGCGCGGGTTGTCGCCGACCGGTACGCGCACCCACCAGGTCCGCCACCAGCCCCGTACCGAGCGAAGGGATCCCTGCGATGA
- the pheT gene encoding phenylalanine--tRNA ligase subunit beta, whose protein sequence is MRVSVSWLREYVDIPDLPVGELERALVDLGIEVESIVDLSATVTGQLVVGEVLEIEELTGFKKPIRFCRVDVGAANGTGEPQEIVCGARNFAPGDRVVVILPGGVLPGGFAIGARKTYGRNSNGMICSAKELGLGDDHSGILVLAEHVPAKPGDDARPVVGLNDIVVEVEITPDRGYQMSLRGLARELAHALGVDYSDRGRMPATAGTAEPAYPVEVRDPVGCDRFAARMVRGIDPAAPTPDWMRQRLTIAGIRSISLPVDITNYVMLELGQPMHAFDADRIAGPLVVRRAVPGEKLTTLDGVTRALAPEDMVICDAGLPNPLAGPGDGVPISLAAVMGGETSEVVPGTVNVLFEAAHWDPAMVGRTARRHKLFSEAAKRWERGVDPALPLVALDRAVALLTGHAGGTAGVEVLDIDHVRPRTPVTLPVDLPSRRVGVEYPPARVVALLERVGCTVARGADRLAEDPGEVGIAAAGGEVLSVTPPTWRPDLIDPADLVEEVVRLDGYEKVPSVLPTAPPGRGLTWQQRRHRAVSRSLAERGHVEVLAHPFVAADLADQLGLPADDPRRRAVRLANPLSDEEPLLRTTLLGPLLGIVRRNLGRGLRDLALYEIGTVFHPQPGAGRPPAMGVDRRPTDAEFAAADAVVPHQPRHVAVVLAGDIEPAGWWGAGRPAGWADAVEAGRAVLAAAGVPERRVEVRAGEYAPWHPGRCAELLVDGTVVGHAGELHPTVVATLELPRRTCAMELDLDALPEPPVAPAPTVSGYPPALIDVALVVDEQVPAEAVRQALAEGAGELLESVRLFDVYASEQLGAGRKSLAYKLTFRAPERTLTVEEAVAARDAAVARAAARFGATLRGA, encoded by the coding sequence ATGCGAGTTTCTGTCAGTTGGCTGCGGGAGTACGTCGACATCCCGGACCTGCCCGTCGGTGAGCTGGAGCGGGCCCTGGTCGACCTCGGCATCGAGGTCGAGTCCATCGTGGACCTGTCGGCGACGGTCACCGGGCAGCTGGTGGTCGGCGAGGTCCTGGAGATCGAGGAGCTGACCGGCTTCAAGAAGCCGATCCGGTTCTGCCGGGTGGACGTCGGCGCCGCCAACGGCACCGGCGAGCCGCAGGAGATCGTCTGCGGGGCGCGCAACTTCGCACCGGGCGACCGGGTCGTGGTGATCCTGCCCGGCGGCGTGCTGCCGGGCGGCTTCGCCATCGGCGCCCGCAAGACGTACGGGCGCAACTCCAACGGCATGATCTGCTCCGCCAAGGAGCTGGGCCTGGGCGACGACCACTCCGGCATCCTCGTGCTGGCCGAGCACGTCCCGGCCAAGCCCGGCGACGACGCGCGGCCGGTGGTCGGGCTCAACGACATCGTGGTGGAGGTGGAAATCACCCCGGACCGGGGCTACCAGATGTCGCTGCGCGGGCTCGCCCGCGAGCTGGCGCACGCCCTCGGCGTCGACTACTCGGACCGGGGTCGGATGCCGGCGACGGCCGGTACGGCCGAACCGGCGTACCCGGTCGAGGTGCGCGACCCGGTCGGCTGCGACCGGTTCGCCGCCCGGATGGTGCGGGGCATCGATCCGGCGGCGCCGACGCCGGACTGGATGCGGCAGCGGCTGACGATCGCCGGCATCCGCAGCATCTCGCTGCCGGTCGACATCACCAACTACGTGATGCTCGAACTCGGGCAGCCGATGCACGCCTTCGACGCCGACCGGATCGCCGGGCCGCTGGTGGTGCGCCGGGCGGTACCGGGGGAGAAGCTGACCACCCTCGACGGGGTGACCCGCGCGCTCGCGCCGGAGGACATGGTCATCTGCGACGCCGGGCTGCCGAATCCCCTCGCCGGCCCCGGCGACGGCGTGCCGATCTCGCTCGCCGCCGTGATGGGCGGCGAGACCAGCGAGGTGGTGCCGGGCACCGTCAACGTGCTCTTCGAGGCCGCGCACTGGGATCCGGCGATGGTCGGGCGTACCGCACGCCGGCACAAGCTGTTCAGCGAGGCGGCGAAGCGCTGGGAGCGCGGGGTGGATCCGGCGCTGCCGCTGGTCGCCCTGGACCGGGCGGTCGCGCTGCTCACCGGGCACGCGGGCGGCACCGCCGGTGTCGAGGTGCTGGACATCGACCACGTCCGGCCGCGTACCCCGGTCACGTTGCCGGTCGACCTGCCCAGCCGGCGGGTCGGGGTGGAGTATCCGCCGGCCCGGGTGGTCGCCCTGCTGGAACGGGTCGGCTGCACGGTGGCGCGGGGCGCCGACCGGCTCGCCGAGGATCCGGGTGAGGTGGGCATCGCCGCCGCCGGTGGCGAGGTGCTCAGCGTGACCCCGCCGACCTGGCGGCCCGACCTGATCGACCCGGCCGACCTGGTCGAGGAGGTGGTCCGCCTCGACGGGTACGAGAAGGTGCCCTCGGTACTGCCGACCGCCCCGCCCGGTCGGGGCCTGACCTGGCAGCAGCGACGCCACCGGGCGGTGTCCCGGTCGCTGGCCGAGCGGGGCCACGTCGAGGTGCTCGCGCACCCGTTCGTCGCCGCCGATCTCGCCGACCAGCTCGGCCTGCCCGCCGACGATCCGCGTCGCCGGGCGGTGCGGCTGGCCAATCCGCTGTCGGACGAGGAGCCGCTGCTGCGCACCACGCTGCTCGGCCCGCTGCTCGGCATCGTCCGGCGCAACCTGGGCCGGGGCCTGCGTGATCTCGCCCTCTACGAGATCGGCACGGTCTTCCACCCGCAACCGGGCGCGGGCCGCCCGCCGGCGATGGGTGTCGACCGGCGGCCCACCGACGCGGAGTTCGCCGCCGCCGACGCGGTCGTCCCGCACCAGCCCCGGCACGTCGCCGTCGTGCTGGCCGGCGACATCGAGCCGGCCGGATGGTGGGGCGCCGGCCGGCCGGCCGGTTGGGCCGACGCGGTCGAGGCGGGGCGTGCGGTCCTCGCCGCCGCCGGGGTGCCCGAGCGGCGGGTCGAGGTGCGGGCCGGCGAGTACGCCCCCTGGCACCCGGGCCGCTGCGCCGAGCTGCTGGTCGACGGGACGGTCGTCGGGCACGCCGGCGAGCTGCACCCGACGGTCGTGGCGACGCTGGAGCTGCCGAGGCGTACCTGCGCCATGGAGCTGGATCTGGACGCGTTGCCGGAGCCCCCGGTGGCGCCCGCGCCCACCGTCTCGGGCTATCCGCCGGCACTGATCGACGTGGCGCTGGTGGTGGACGAGCAGGTTCCCGCCGAGGCGGTCCGGCAGGCCCTCGCCGAGGGCGCCGGTGAGCTGCTGGAGTCGGTACGCCTGTTCGACGTGTACGCCTCGGAGCAGCTGGGAGCCGGGCGCAAGTCGTTGGCGTACAAGCTCACCTTCCGGGCGCCGGAGCGCACCCTGACCGTGGAGGAGGCGGTGGCGGCCCGGGACGCCGCCGTGGCCCGCGCCGCCGCACGCTTCGGCGCCACCCTCCGCGGCGCCTGA